A genomic region of Planococcus kocurii contains the following coding sequences:
- a CDS encoding bifunctional homocysteine S-methyltransferase/methylenetetrahydrofolate reductase: MGLLDELKTKILTADGGMGTLLYSYGIEYCNEELNLQRPEVIEKIHQDYIRAGADIIQTNTYGANALKLARYGLDEQVADINKAAIEIAKRAAAPGGQFVFGTIGGIRGIRKSDATLQEIIAMVDQQASQLLAGDPDGLLLETYYDFEELAATVKHLKGITDTPLIAQVSMHDPGILQNGMSLNDALHQLESLGADIVGVNCRLGPHHTIQAFEEVTLPEKAFLSAYPNASLLDVEDGRIVYESEADYFGRAALLLRQEGVRLIGGCCGTTPKHIEAVKKHLGKLPPIFYKEVTKRKPIVIREAEALEVKPLHEKAKTQRTIIVELDTPRHLDVTKFLEGSVALHEEGVDAVTMADNSLASPRISNMAMGSILKHTEKIRPLAHITCRDRNLIGLQSHLMGLDALGMHDILAVTGDPTKVGDFPGATSVYDVSSMELIQLIKKLNEGISFSGKPLRKKANFSVAAAFNPNVRVLDRAVARLEKKIESGADYFISQPVYTKEKIIEMYEATKHLNTPIFIGVMPLTSIRSAEFLHHEVPGIKLSEDALERMRACGDDKDRATAEGIQIAKELIDTAAELFNGIYLITPFVRYDMTVELIRYIRQLDQQKESDRSHVQTSY; the protein is encoded by the coding sequence ATGGGTTTATTAGATGAACTGAAGACGAAAATTTTGACGGCGGACGGTGGCATGGGAACCTTGCTGTATTCGTATGGCATTGAGTATTGCAACGAGGAATTGAATTTACAGCGCCCGGAAGTAATCGAAAAGATTCATCAAGACTATATCAGAGCTGGAGCAGATATCATTCAAACCAATACGTACGGGGCTAATGCACTCAAACTTGCTCGTTACGGATTAGATGAACAAGTTGCAGACATCAACAAAGCTGCTATTGAAATTGCGAAACGCGCAGCAGCACCGGGTGGTCAATTTGTCTTTGGAACGATTGGCGGCATTCGCGGAATTCGTAAAAGTGACGCCACCTTGCAGGAAATCATTGCGATGGTCGACCAGCAAGCGAGTCAGTTGCTTGCGGGCGATCCCGACGGCCTACTACTCGAAACTTATTACGATTTTGAAGAATTAGCAGCAACTGTTAAACATTTGAAAGGCATCACAGACACCCCATTGATTGCACAAGTATCGATGCATGACCCGGGTATTTTGCAAAACGGCATGTCATTGAATGACGCTTTGCATCAACTAGAATCACTTGGAGCAGACATTGTTGGTGTCAATTGTCGTCTAGGACCGCATCATACAATTCAAGCTTTTGAAGAAGTAACCTTACCCGAAAAAGCTTTTCTTTCTGCATACCCAAATGCTAGCCTGCTTGACGTAGAAGATGGGCGGATTGTTTACGAATCAGAAGCAGATTATTTCGGACGTGCTGCTTTATTGTTAAGACAAGAAGGCGTTCGCTTGATTGGCGGTTGCTGTGGTACAACACCAAAGCATATTGAAGCGGTGAAAAAACACCTCGGTAAGTTACCGCCGATTTTTTATAAAGAAGTAACCAAAAGAAAGCCGATTGTCATCCGAGAGGCCGAAGCGCTAGAAGTAAAGCCGCTTCACGAAAAAGCGAAAACACAACGAACCATTATTGTGGAACTCGATACGCCACGTCATTTGGACGTCACAAAATTTCTTGAAGGCTCTGTCGCTTTGCATGAAGAAGGTGTGGATGCTGTCACCATGGCCGATAATTCATTAGCGTCGCCGCGTATTAGTAATATGGCAATGGGCTCGATCCTCAAGCACACAGAAAAAATTCGGCCGCTCGCTCATATTACGTGTCGCGACCGCAACTTAATTGGTTTGCAGTCACATTTGATGGGACTCGATGCACTCGGTATGCACGACATTCTCGCTGTCACGGGCGATCCGACCAAAGTTGGAGATTTCCCAGGAGCGACAAGCGTTTATGACGTGTCCAGTATGGAATTGATTCAATTGATCAAAAAACTAAATGAAGGCATTTCGTTTTCTGGTAAACCGCTACGGAAAAAAGCTAATTTCTCTGTCGCTGCAGCGTTCAATCCGAATGTTCGCGTGCTTGACCGAGCCGTAGCAAGACTTGAGAAGAAAATTGAAAGCGGAGCGGATTATTTTATTTCGCAGCCCGTATACACAAAAGAAAAAATCATTGAAATGTACGAAGCGACAAAGCATTTGAATACGCCCATTTTTATTGGGGTAATGCCGTTGACTAGTATTCGCAGTGCTGAATTTTTGCATCATGAAGTGCCGGGTATCAAGTTGTCAGAAGACGCACTTGAACGCATGCGTGCATGTGGAGATGACAAGGACCGTGCAACAGCGGAAGGCATTCAAATCGCTAAAGAATTGATTGACACAGCAGCAGAGCTATTCAACGGTATTTACTTGATCACACCGTTTGTCCGTTACGACATGACCGTGGAATTGATTCGGTATATTCGACAACTAGATCAACAGAAAGAGAGCGATCGCAGCCATGTCCAAACATCTTATTGA
- a CDS encoding DUF1456 family protein — translation MDNNDLLIRLRYALDIKNRDMVEIFKLGGIELSKDEVLKVLTKTPDSEEEEEDRIWIDREEDYIKAEDALFESFLNGFIVFKRGRQEPKPGQTEVSAVTNERSNNLLLKKVKIALQLTSEDMLEIWDLAGVTVTKGELGALLRKVGHKNYKECGDRYARNFLKGLAIRFRK, via the coding sequence ATGGATAATAACGATTTATTGATCAGACTGCGTTATGCACTAGATATAAAAAACAGGGATATGGTCGAAATTTTCAAATTGGGTGGTATAGAACTTAGCAAAGATGAAGTATTAAAAGTGCTGACAAAAACCCCAGATAGCGAAGAGGAAGAGGAAGATCGTATTTGGATTGACCGGGAAGAAGACTATATTAAAGCAGAAGACGCTCTATTTGAATCTTTTTTAAATGGATTTATCGTTTTCAAAAGAGGACGTCAAGAGCCCAAACCTGGGCAAACTGAAGTTTCTGCAGTGACCAATGAACGTTCTAACAACTTACTGCTGAAAAAAGTGAAAATTGCTTTACAGCTAACGAGTGAAGACATGTTGGAGATTTGGGATTTAGCTGGAGTTACGGTAACAAAAGGTGAACTTGGAGCGTTACTCCGAAAAGTTGGCCATAAAAATTACAAAGAATGCGGCGATCGCTATGCACGCAACTTCTTAAAAGGATTAGCAATCAGATTCAGAAAATAA
- a CDS encoding CarD family transcriptional regulator, with protein sequence MFTIGDHIIYSTHGLCRINDIRDETVSGVTKKYYKLHPLANTLVTITTPVDNDKVVMLKLLQKEQALEIIEIFKKPGVEPDQSTAKALQPKLINTGDRMQIAEIVNTLMRKKFDTQLQKETFYAHDYKLINNTQIMLFKELAHAMDTSFEEINQMINDLITEDQPSSTVN encoded by the coding sequence ATGTTTACCATTGGAGATCACATCATTTATTCCACACATGGCCTATGTAGAATTAACGATATCCGTGATGAAACAGTTTCAGGTGTCACAAAGAAATATTATAAATTGCATCCTTTAGCGAATACGTTAGTGACCATCACTACGCCTGTCGATAACGATAAAGTCGTGATGCTGAAGCTTCTCCAAAAAGAACAAGCACTCGAAATCATTGAAATTTTTAAAAAGCCTGGAGTAGAGCCCGATCAGTCAACTGCTAAAGCGTTACAGCCTAAGCTCATTAATACAGGAGACCGCATGCAAATTGCGGAAATTGTTAATACGCTAATGCGCAAAAAGTTTGATACGCAGCTTCAGAAAGAAACTTTCTACGCGCATGACTATAAACTGATTAACAACACACAGATCATGCTCTTTAAAGAACTTGCTCACGCAATGGACACGAGCTTTGAAGAAATCAATCAAATGATTAACGACCTGATCACAGAAGATCAACCGTCGTCGACTGTTAACTAG
- a CDS encoding MarR family winged helix-turn-helix transcriptional regulator has product MAKQMIGVNRLTPYVELQNLELIDLLSERHISTQRISERAWNDTSDIHISNSEWQIMARIYKKQPTISYVTKNVDISRQAIHKFIKNLVTKELVEVQNVENNKKEKCIRLTTLGEEYYEKNEALKIQLEHKIAEKIGADQMKMLKDLLKTDWGI; this is encoded by the coding sequence ATGGCGAAGCAAATGATTGGAGTGAACCGTTTGACCCCGTACGTGGAATTGCAGAATTTAGAGTTGATTGATTTATTGAGCGAACGCCATATTTCAACACAGAGAATTTCAGAGCGTGCATGGAATGACACGAGTGACATCCACATTTCAAACTCTGAATGGCAGATTATGGCACGCATTTATAAAAAGCAGCCCACTATTTCGTATGTTACCAAAAATGTAGACATCTCTCGCCAGGCCATCCATAAATTCATTAAAAACTTGGTGACTAAAGAATTGGTAGAAGTACAAAATGTTGAGAACAATAAAAAAGAAAAATGCATTCGACTCACGACGTTAGGGGAAGAATACTACGAAAAAAACGAAGCATTGAAAATTCAGTTGGAACATAAAATTGCAGAAAAAATTGGTGCTGATCAAATGAAAATGCTCAAAGATCTTTTAAAGACCGATTGGGGAATATAG
- a CDS encoding tRNA dihydrouridine synthase has protein sequence MKENFWRDLPRPFFVLAPMEDVTNVVFRHVIAKAAKPDVFFTEFTNTESYCHPEGIFSVRGRLTFTEDEQPMVAHIWGNKPEHFREMSIGMAKQGFKGVDINMGCPVPNVAAKGKGSGLIRYPDNAADIIQAAKAGGLPVSVKTRIGYTDVDEWKGWLTHLFEQDIANLSIHLRTKKEMSAVPAHWELIPEIKKLRDEIAPDTLLTINGDIPDRQTGQELADKYGVDGVMIGRGVFHNPFAFEQEPTEHSPKELFDLLRLHLDLHDHYSTESQPIAFKPLRRFFKIYVRGVRGVGELRNQLMYTETTDEVRALLNDFEKQEQELTSV, from the coding sequence ATGAAAGAGAATTTTTGGCGTGATTTACCACGACCTTTTTTTGTATTGGCGCCGATGGAAGATGTTACGAATGTAGTGTTTCGCCATGTAATAGCAAAAGCGGCAAAACCGGATGTGTTTTTTACTGAGTTTACAAATACGGAAAGTTACTGTCATCCGGAAGGAATCTTTAGTGTGCGAGGGCGTTTGACCTTTACTGAAGACGAACAACCAATGGTGGCTCATATATGGGGCAATAAGCCTGAGCATTTCCGAGAGATGAGCATCGGAATGGCGAAACAAGGCTTTAAAGGAGTCGACATCAACATGGGTTGTCCTGTGCCAAATGTTGCGGCCAAAGGAAAAGGCAGTGGCTTGATCCGTTATCCGGACAACGCAGCTGATATTATCCAGGCAGCAAAAGCAGGCGGCTTGCCTGTCAGCGTCAAAACAAGAATTGGGTATACGGACGTGGACGAGTGGAAAGGCTGGCTGACTCATCTATTTGAGCAGGATATTGCCAATTTATCGATTCATTTGCGGACTAAAAAAGAAATGAGCGCAGTGCCTGCACATTGGGAATTGATTCCAGAAATCAAGAAACTTCGTGACGAAATCGCGCCAGATACTCTTTTGACGATCAACGGAGATATTCCGGATCGTCAAACGGGTCAGGAACTTGCCGATAAATATGGGGTTGACGGCGTTATGATCGGGCGAGGTGTTTTTCACAATCCCTTTGCTTTTGAACAAGAACCGACAGAACATAGCCCGAAAGAATTGTTTGACTTGCTGAGGCTACACCTAGACCTTCACGACCACTACTCAACAGAAAGTCAGCCCATCGCATTCAAACCGTTGCGCCGCTTCTTTAAAATTTATGTTCGTGGAGTACGAGGCGTTGGTGAATTGAGAAATCAGTTGATGTATACTGAAACGACAGATGAAGTACGTGCATTGCTGAACGACTTTGAGAAGCAGGAGCAAGAGCTGACATCTGTCTAA
- a CDS encoding sensor domain-containing diguanylate cyclase, which translates to MTIFQELEMYKNFDELATDLLDLAKEILPEQFIFLSSINDTQQVILKLSNDNTSIDVTEGTIVNLNDTLCQHIDFGTKQPLIYEDVSKESSLGDFKNILEKANIKSYLGIPISFVNGEKFGTLCAVNDQVSRFDEKSIHLLQRIVRMFSYYLDLERFAYRDVLTNLYNRRYLAKFFEDHHDSGGTVFFLDLDGFKGVNDLYGHDAGDMVLEEVASRLLKFIDGYEDVFAVRLGGDEFVIHFSQPTSAERLSEMATRLLDSLMTWDDDFQLSASLGIATYSINSEIDLKTLLKNADFALFQAKKSGKNAYQFFETEKIV; encoded by the coding sequence ATGACGATATTTCAAGAATTAGAAATGTACAAGAATTTTGATGAACTAGCTACTGACTTACTCGATCTCGCCAAAGAAATCTTGCCGGAGCAATTTATTTTTTTAAGTTCTATTAATGATACGCAGCAAGTAATATTGAAATTATCAAATGATAATACAAGCATTGATGTCACTGAAGGTACGATTGTAAATCTTAATGATACCCTTTGTCAGCACATTGATTTTGGAACAAAACAACCGTTGATTTATGAAGACGTCAGCAAAGAAAGTAGTTTAGGTGATTTTAAGAATATACTAGAAAAAGCCAACATTAAATCTTATTTGGGGATCCCTATTTCTTTTGTTAATGGAGAGAAATTCGGAACATTGTGTGCAGTGAATGATCAAGTAAGCCGTTTTGATGAGAAAAGTATTCACTTGCTTCAACGAATTGTTCGGATGTTTTCTTATTACTTGGATTTAGAGCGTTTTGCTTATAGAGATGTGTTAACCAACCTATACAATAGACGTTATCTTGCTAAATTTTTCGAAGACCATCACGATTCTGGAGGAACAGTGTTCTTTCTAGATTTGGATGGCTTTAAAGGAGTCAACGATTTGTACGGTCATGACGCCGGAGACATGGTGTTAGAAGAAGTTGCATCCAGACTTCTGAAATTTATCGATGGGTATGAGGATGTTTTTGCTGTTAGATTAGGAGGAGATGAATTCGTTATCCATTTCTCTCAACCAACTAGCGCAGAACGACTGAGTGAAATGGCGACACGTTTACTGGATAGTTTGATGACTTGGGATGATGATTTTCAACTTTCTGCAAGTCTTGGAATTGCTACGTACTCAATTAACAGCGAAATTGACTTGAAAACACTCCTTAAAAATGCGGATTTCGCTTTATTTCAAGCGAAGAAATCAGGGAAAAACGCGTATCAGTTTTTTGAAACAGAAAAGATCGTGTGA